The nucleotide window TTTCAGCAGTGGAAAAGATAAAGGGAAGTTACAGTTGAGTATGAGTAACATCTGTAAGCGcgagtcgagcagtcttgattTTCTCTTTGAGGAAGAAGGAAGCCTGCCTTTTGAATTCATGCAACAGAGGAGAATCCATGTTATATTTTGTTATTGGGATAATGAACTGAAATGTAGTTAGaagaaattcttgaatttgactgtTTTTTATTAAGTCCACATGAGATGGAAATGCAACTACTCCATTAACTTAACAAACTAACAACTACTCTATAAAGTGGATTTGCGTATGTAATGTCACATTGACACTACTGAAAGCATTAGGAAGTATTCAACATTTGACAATTACATATTATAAACCGTAATGTCACAGTGGAATTTTCCATTATTTTTTCAGGCTGTCTTGTCTTCACTGTATGTTTGCgtatatcaaaattaaagacgTGGAGGCATTGGGCCCTGGGCGGAGGTAGCATATTGATTTGGCAGAACTCAATAGCTTCGGTCTGCGTGTTAAAAAAAGTCAATAATATGTACAAAAGTTTAATTCAAAACTCAATTACTCACAATCGAGGCCATATCATAATAGATAGAATTCATAAGTTCGAATCTTGGACCGACTCTTAGATGAGCAATTTCGGTCAAGACATCAGCACAGTAATACATTACCTTTCAAAGTCAAATAGAAGTGTTTGGAATTATAGCAGTTAAAATAGGTGTAATACCACCAGCTTGAAATGCAAGCCGTTAATCCCGTCAGAAAATATATAGGCAATGCTTAGATACCTAAAAGAGTAATTAAAGGAAGAAAATACAGACAAGGTAtcatagttattattttttaataaaggtAAGTGAATTAAAAAACAGTTTACCTAAATGACCAACCATCTCAGTACATTAATTAAGGAATTCAATTGATTAGACTTAATTGAAACGAGTATCTTATAAAACTATACATCATGTCTTCTACAAATACAATTCACGTTTCcaaaatgaacattttttatAAGTTAACCAAGAAGAACGATCTTCTCAGTTGAGTATCAACAAAAAATCTGTATATAGAAGGaaacaataatataaacaaaatcataaGGGCTATATAAAAGCCCTAACAATAAGATATTATGAATTGACATATCGATTTCGTACTTGATTATAAATAAGCCACTAATCATGGGAGGAGGAAGGTCGCTAAGAGCTCAGCAAAAATTAGAATCAGACGCATCagtaataacaacaaaatgGTCTTAGCCGTTCTCTGCTCTGTCATAAGCATTGGACTTGTGTTTTGGTGCAAACGAATAGCCAGAAGGAACCTTCCCGAGTACCAGCTCGGAGATCCTTACCTGTCGAgggaatatatatatagcacATTACAATGAGAGAAGGATAAATGTTTGAAGTGCTTAACAATACTATGTGTACGAACAATACCCAGTCAGCAGCAGAATCAGAGGCCATTAGTGTCTCTAGGTCATCCCTGCCGTAGTATGAGGGTGATCgccaatttattttttgtgggATAATATCTAACAGGCCAACTGGAACGTACCGACATGTGTAGCCAAGCCACTCCAACAAAAAGTGTCTGGTTGTTTCTACTCCTGCGCTCATTTGGTGCAAACATTAGGTATAGATAATGATAATTTATCTACAAGAATTTCTCAGGTAGAAGTATATCGCAAACAAAGTGACTGCAACCAGAATAAAATGTATAGAGGAAAAAACCCCATCTATTCAAGACAAACAATGGAAGGTTCTCCCAGCATACATGAAGCTCTTGCAATTACGTCTTCACAGATATTCAAGAAAAGAATGAATAACCATAGGATGTACAGAATGCATACATAAATTACAGGCTAGTGTAAAATggataacaaatttaaaaagaagCATCACAGCCTCACATTTTTCAATGTCCAATCTAACAGGACGCTTCCCTAATATATTGGACAAGTGAACCTATTAGAAgaattttataacttaagaaTGTAGATAACAAGCAGTATCAATTCCATTTATCCTGGCAATAAAGGGCCAGATACTAAGCACAGTTCAGCAAGTTTGCACATGCCTGGAACATATTAGCGTAAATATAGCAGTTCCACATGTTATCTTATCTCaacttcttatatatatatgatgtaaAAGAACTAACATGTGATGATGTAAAGGCGACAACACTCAGTTCTATGAGTAAGCATGGATGCAAATATAAACATGATAGCTCATCTTTATGGCATGCTTCCAATAGATTGCAACAATTAACGTCGGGTTGATTGACAAGACAAACTTCTTACTGTACGATAACATTACTCACATAACTATATACCTTTCGAATCAGAACCCCAGTGTTGAAGGCCAAACCGTGCATAATCCTTCAAGATATCTAGCCGCTCGCCAGATGTAATGTCCCAGTGCCTCTGTTCCTTGATTTCGGTAAATATCCAAGGCTGCAAAATTATGATGTGCTGTTTAGTGCAGATAAACTCTAAGAGGCACATATAGAATGCAACAGTAACAAATTTTACACAATGGAAATAGAAGTGCAGAAAACATTATACTACTAACCTTTACTAATGCACCTCGAGCAATCATACATGTAGAAAGTTCAGGACACTCAGTTTTGTGGTTGTTCCAGTCTACGTAAGAAAATACATCACCATTTCCAAGGACCTGTAATGACTTGGGAGCCTTTCGCACGCATTGATACACGTAATCCCAGTCAGCAGGCTTACTGTAGCGCTGTTGACGTGATCGGCCATGTATGGTTACTGCAGTTGCACCCCAACTACCCATATCTGCAATTAGAGAATCAATGCGATTTTTCCCCTCAAAATAAGCAGTTCGTACCTAAAGCAGGAAAACGGTGTACTGTCAAGCATCTCCATAAATTCCTTAAGAAACCAAGGGCATGTGTGAACAAGATTGTGAACAATATAAACCCAGAAAACCAATAAATTACTCCACAGCGGCCATTGGGGTGGGGACGGGGAATGTCGTATCATAAcgccaattaatttttttgaaattaatcaTAACGCCAATTAATTATCTATGCCCAGGTATGTTGATCTCCAAGAGTTACAAAATAAAAGGGAAAGCAGTCCACCCTACCTTGATAGTTACTGGTGTACCAACTGTTGAAGAAGCAGCTTCTACTACACTCTTCATCCGCATTGGTTTTGTAAGAAGAGCTGATCCAGCACCCTTGTTAACTACAACATCAATTGGGCATCCCATGTTAATATCAATGAAATCCACAGAGCATTCTTGTTCTATAAGCTCAACTGTCTTTGTAACAGTGTCTGGATATGACCCACAAATCTGAACACCAAACAAATTTTCGGATGAATGCCGTCTCAGCAGTGCCCACTCAGCTGCTTGGCCCTGCATTAGCCATAATACGTGAATTAATAGATGGTTAAGTTACCTCAGGACCCATGCCACCCATGCCCGCATGTCATAAATCATCAAATGAACTTACAGGAAGTCTCAAATAGGGAGAAGGGTTCTAGAACTTAAAACAACCAAGCAAAGAAGAAGGTCATTTGAGATGGAAAATGGTGGACAAGAGGCAAGGACATGATTATCATAGAAGCCAAAGCTACGTATCCATAACTGAACAAGTTGTGTACCCACCATACAAAACCATTGCAGATGTTTCTCTAAACTTGAGGATGAGGTAGGGAACACATGAAGATTTATTTCTTGTGGAAACCAAAAGTATAACACACACATATCCAATTCAGTTGCATTTGAACGAACTCATGTGTCAAAGGGttaacaagaaaatatatgCAATTTTTATAATAGCACTCCACAGCTTACTTCCTAACCATTAAATTACCACAGAAAGTGTTTCACTGAGCCTCACTCTCATTCATTCTATCTTGAGGCATTCATGAATAATTTTAATGCTAACTTGTGTTTATCCCATCAATAATTAGCAGCGACTGACCTGCAAGAGATTTGTGCACATTGCCATCTCTCCACATGTTACATCAGCTCCTAGCACCTTGCAAACTCTACGAAAAGGCAGATTCCCAACTGTGGTCAAAGGAGCAAGATAGAGCTTGTCTCGAAAATCAATAAGTTTTTTTTCACGGGGTTGCAATTTAAGGCTTTTATCAGAATCTGTCATCGTATCAGCAGTTGGCTCTGATTTATTCACACCAAAGTTGCCGTCTGGAACTcccccttgaacacttaaaccTGTCAGAATAGATAATATCAGGTTCATAAACTTTTATCTCTCCATAAGAAACAACTGGAATGCTCATAAAGGAATAAAGCATCTAACAACCACTGCTAACTTGGGAGGAACAAATTTCATTGACAGATGACTTTGCCTTCTTTAAAGGTCTAGCATCATCAGCCAAATTATTTCCATCCACATTATCTTCTGGTGAAATGGAAGGACTGATACTATCATTAGCAACTACATTGCTGTCTGTTTTGGTGTCCGTAGCTGGCTCTTTTGGTGCGACTTGGCCATTTTCCCCATTATCAGCCAATGTTTTATCTTTAGGATTGCCCTGTAATAAGAAGTTATAATGAACAAGAGAAACAATTcacagaaaaaaaatcatacaggTATGAGATTGCTTCCTAATGCTCAAACACCTCGTTCATCAGGCTAAAATTGAAGTTTGTCTAATAAATAGTCACTTTTCCCcccaaatttgatattgaaGAACGGAAGAAGAAATGGCGAGCTGCACAAACCTTAAGTCCAAGAAGTTTGAGAGTGGCTTCAGCCTTGGGaaacttcattttatttttccacaGAAGTTTCTGAGTGTCCTTATTGAAAAAATTTAGTTCAGAACTCTTCCCAGGCAAATTCTCAGTTGGAGCTGAAACATCGTCTCTGTGAGTCCCTGCAAACCTACAAGCCAATCCATAAGAACATGGCCCTTCATAAACCAGAAACGGGCAGCTACCCTCTATATCAGCTGGTTTCTGCACTCAAAACAGCAAAGATTGTAATTTTATGGCATTCCATAAAGCATAACACGATCAGAACGATAACAAAGATCTTATTTTTTGGTTTACCACAGCTTTAAAAGCTTCCACATCATGACTAAACCGACATTTATCACCATATGGACACGCACTAACTTTTCCTGATTTGGCCACCTCAGGACAGAGATGCAATGGAGATTTTTGTTCCTGCAATCATTTCAAACATTTCATTTgcagagaaaaaaataaactcaagTTGGAATCAACTATGTGCTAGTCGGGTGGGCTATAAATGTCATCTATCTCTATTGTATTTAGACTACTTCATTCCAATACTGGTAAGTAACTTTTCTTCCAATTCAATTCGCCTAATAAAATTAAaccttttttaatatataataaaaatcacCTCACGGCGTTCACGCTTAATTTGGCGTTTGGATTTTTTGTCCTTAAGAAGAGGAGCTCTTTTGGCCTCAGCTGCATCATCATCTTCGACTCCGACAgtagtgttgttgttgttgctattgGTAGAAGGTCTGGAAGGTGGAGGGCGAAGATACTCTCTCTTTACAGGAACTATGGATTTAGCAACCAACTCTTCTGGGGTTCTAAATTCTTGACTCACTCCACCGTCGTCGGCGTTCGATGAAGGGGGTTGCAGTGGAGTTTCCGGCTGCTCCACCGCTGTTGCGGTTGCCGCCGGCAACTCGTCCATTAGGGTTTCGGTTTCCATGAAGTGTTTTAAGAGGCGGGGTTTTAAGATTACGTTTGCGGTTTTAAAGTCTCTAGTTCCGGTTAACTGTATTTTATAAACGGGAAAGAGTCATAATTATCTTTCACCTATTTGAAATAgcttatatatacttattatttatatttgagaTCAAAACTATCCATCTATATTTTGAACCATAGATACCCTTAAAAATTATCTTTGTCATATGTACTGACGTTACAGTCTAACATGACAAAAATCTCTTCTTCTCAATTATGTTGTTCTTCCTTCTTCACATCtatcacaaaagaaaaatatcaaaatagtTCTTTCATTGTTCTTATTTGAGTTATTGTTTGGActttgaaatttcaattttgaagTGCACTGAACTTCGTTTGATATAGCAATTGTGCAGAGGCTTATCTAAGGGGGGTCACCAGATTCACATGAATCCATGGTCCCCTCCCGAGATTATATATAGTGgtgttatatttaaaaaaaattattgaaatatagatgtgtgaacccacgcTCGGAGTATCACATAACGCGATTATGACTGGGTGTGTCTCCGAGAgattagaaatttaaattttatatttatcttgttttatttttcgttctaaaattagataacactTCTCTAAGTGGTAACTGGTAGCACTTTTGgcattttaattaattcaatatatatatattaattttagacctataattttaaaattttaacaattTTCAGTAGTAAGAACCTAATTGTCGAAcagatcaaatttatatcatagatCAACCATTCtataatagtgcacccatcatctcaaaattcTGGATACACCTCTACAGTTGTGTGTTAAATGATCGAGTTCATTGTTTGGGTTTCGATGTCATCGAATCTGAGGTTGAAAATTTAATTCTCAAGGTTGAAAGATGTTGAAAAACTCTTGAAGTCATTCTTTTTGTGTTGAAACTTTAAACGGCTACTTATTTGAAAGCTTGCTGGTGAGAAATTTCTAACTTGTTTGAAGTGCAAAAATTTGAAGAGATTTAATTGAATGTTACTAAAAATTGCTCGAATATTGTAGTTGAAGCTGGAAATTGACATTTAACAACTGATTTCTTAGTTTGAAAATTGCTATATGAAGATTTGAGttgaaatctaaaaaaaaaagaattaaaaaatatatgaaacaGTTCTAAAAAGCTTGAAAATCTAAAAATCGATTTTGTGAATCTATGACCCAAAACCCAAACTCGATCCTTCAACACGCAATTACACTTTCAAACAAACTTCAGCATACTTTGAAATTGGAATTCCAAAGTTCGAACAACAACTCAAACAAGAAcaatgaaagaattatattttattttctttttgtgataGGGATGAACAAGGAAGAACAACATTACAACATTATTGAGAGGAAGGTATTTTTGCCATGTTGGAATAGTTGGGTGGACTGTCATGTCAACTCTAATGGCAAAGATAACattttaagggtatttgtgGTCCATAACATAGACTGTAAGGGTAGTTTTGATCCCAAACATAACTAAATGGTGTATATTGGCTATTTTGAATAGTTTGAgggtaattttgaccctttttcgttttataaatgaatattttttggaaaacaatACTGCACTTTCAATATCagagccaaaagggcaaaaaaattgAGCAAAAGACACTTTCAAAC belongs to Solanum stenotomum isolate F172 chromosome 1, ASM1918654v1, whole genome shotgun sequence and includes:
- the LOC125871443 gene encoding tRNA-dihydrouridine(47) synthase [NAD(P)(+)]-like, with the translated sequence METETLMDELPAATATAVEQPETPLQPPSSNADDGGVSQEFRTPEELVAKSIVPVKREYLRPPPSRPSTNSNNNNTTVGVEDDDAAEAKRAPLLKDKKSKRQIKRERREEQKSPLHLCPEVAKSGKVSACPYGDKCRFSHDVEAFKAVKPADIEGSCPFLVYEGPCSYGLACRFAGTHRDDVSAPTENLPGKSSELNFFNKDTQKLLWKNKMKFPKAEATLKLLGLKGNPKDKTLADNGENGQVAPKEPATDTKTDSNVVANDSISPSISPEDNVDGNNLADDARPLKKAKSSVNEICSSQVSSGLSVQGGVPDGNFGVNKSEPTADTMTDSDKSLKLQPREKKLIDFRDKLYLAPLTTVGNLPFRRVCKVLGADVTCGEMAMCTNLLQGQAAEWALLRRHSSENLFGVQICGSYPDTVTKTVELIEQECSVDFIDINMGCPIDVVVNKGAGSALLTKPMRMKSVVEAASSTVGTPVTIKVRTAYFEGKNRIDSLIADMGSWGATAVTIHGRSRQQRYSKPADWDYVYQCVRKAPKSLQVLGNGDVFSYVDWNNHKTECPELSTCMIARGALVKPWIFTEIKEQRHWDITSGERLDILKDYARFGLQHWGSDSKGVETTRHFLLEWLGYTCRYVPVGLLDIIPQKINWRSPSYYGRDDLETLMASDSAADWVRISELVLGKVPSGYSFAPKHKSNAYDRAENG